A single region of the Ziziphus jujuba cultivar Dongzao chromosome 10, ASM3175591v1 genome encodes:
- the LOC107411086 gene encoding CAX-interacting protein 4, which translates to MPATAGRVRMPANNRVHSSAALQTHGIWQSAIGYDPYAPNKDDDKNSSQQRASNSEPEGENAYASFQGLLALARITGSNADEARGACKKCGRVGHLSFQCRNFLSIKDNNKEKDPAAIQADVLSELNKLKGSADKVNGKSAVESSEESSEEEGDSSDSYYDSEIERIIAERSGRKVSRKIMSSEKKDPDDDEDTDSRKKKKRGRSKKRRSRKRESDDSDSSDDYRRKKRKEKRRKRDESSDEESDHCRRRHRKSRKEKRRRRSHRYSDDSESDPSEDSDRHRKQKSRRAVSLSDYDKSDPDDSRVGRGKKRSEKKSQKRYHKDDE; encoded by the coding sequence ATGCCAGCTACAGCAGGAAGGGTTCGCATGCCCGCGAACAATAGGGTGCATAGTAGTGCTGCCCTCCAAACACATGGCATATGGCAGAGTGCAATTGGGTATGATCCATATGCACCTAACAAGGACGATGATAAGAACTCTTCACAACAAAGGGCATCAAACTCTGAACCTGAGGGTGAGAATGCATATGCAAGCTTCCAAGGTCTCCTTGCACTTGCCCGTATAACTGGTTCCAATGCTGATGAGGCTCGGGGGGCATGCAAAAAGTGTGGACGTGTTGGGCATCTCAGCTTTCAATGCAGGAACTTTTTAAGCATTAAGGATAATAATAAGGAGAAAGACCCAGCAGCTATTCAAGCTGATGTATTGTCTGAGTTGAATAAGTTGAAGGGGAGTGCAGATAAGGTGAATGGGAAAAGTGCTGTTGAGAGCTCAGAGGAGAGCTCAGAGGAGGAAGGGGACAGTTCAGACTCATATTATGACTCTGAGATTGAGAGGATTATTGCTGAAAGAAGTGGGAGAAAGGTTAGTAGAAAGATCATGTCATCCGAGAAAAAGGACccagatgatgatgaagataccGATtctagaaagaagaagaagagaggaagGTCTAAGAAGAGGAGGAGTCGGAAGAGAGAGAGTGATGACTCTGATAGTTCTGATGATTATAGgaggaagaaaaggaaggaaaagcgGAGGAAGAGAGATGAATCCTCGGATGAGGAAAGTGACCACTGCCGTCGAAGGCATAGAAAGAGTAGAAAGGAGAAAAGGAGGAGGAGAAGCCATCGTTATTCAGATGATTCTGAATCTGATCCATCTGAGGATTCTGATAGACACCGGAAGCAGAAGAGCAGGAGGGCTGTATCACTGTCTGATTATGATAAAAGTGACCCTGATGATTCCCGAGTTGGTAGGGGAAAGAAGCGGTCTGAGAAGAAGAGCCAGAAACGTTATCACAAGGATGATGAATAG